The Synechococcus sp. MU1643 genome contains a region encoding:
- a CDS encoding ABC transporter ATP-binding protein has translation MTAETWLDLCNVEAWLGDRPVLHNLNLHLKLRQSTTVLGPNGAGKSSLVKLIDRSLYPIVRADAHLRLFGSETVDLWALRSRLGVVSSELEQRLHPKTAVDEVVVSSFFGATRLGRDQNPSGEQWEQAHDLLDQLQLQNIRGRCYGELSDGQRRRLLIARALVHDPEVLVLDEPSRALDLQACHQLLNILRSLIQAGTTVVQVTHRVDTILPEMERVLFLAQGRLVGDGSPREMLRPAELSELFKTPLNVVEAHGFRQVLPG, from the coding sequence ATGACTGCTGAAACCTGGCTCGATCTCTGCAATGTGGAGGCATGGTTGGGCGATCGCCCGGTGCTGCACAACCTCAACCTGCATTTGAAGCTGCGGCAGTCCACAACGGTGTTGGGGCCCAACGGCGCAGGTAAAAGCAGCCTTGTGAAACTGATCGACCGCAGCCTGTATCCCATTGTTCGGGCCGACGCGCACCTGCGGCTTTTTGGCAGCGAGACGGTGGACCTCTGGGCGCTGCGCAGCCGCCTTGGGGTTGTGTCCAGCGAGTTGGAACAGCGGCTTCATCCCAAAACAGCGGTTGATGAAGTGGTGGTGAGCAGTTTTTTTGGTGCCACCCGGCTGGGCCGGGATCAGAACCCAAGCGGTGAGCAATGGGAGCAAGCGCACGATCTACTCGATCAACTGCAACTCCAAAACATTCGTGGGCGCTGCTATGGAGAACTGTCGGACGGACAGCGGCGCCGTCTGCTGATCGCTCGCGCCCTGGTGCACGACCCCGAGGTGCTGGTGCTGGATGAGCCGAGCAGAGCCCTTGATCTCCAGGCCTGCCATCAGTTGCTGAACATCCTCCGGTCCCTGATCCAAGCGGGGACAACCGTGGTGCAGGTCACCCACCGCGTGGACACGATCCTGCCGGAGATGGAACGGGTGCTGTTTCTGGCGCAGGGACGCCTTGTTGGGGATGGGAGTCCGCGGGAGATGCTGCGGCCAGCCGAGCTGAGTGAGCTATTCAAGACCCCGCTCAACGTGGTCGAAGCCCATGGCTTTCGCCAGGTTCTCCCGGGATAA
- a CDS encoding NUDIX hydrolase — protein MKPAVALAMLQREGQWLLQLRDDVDSIIYPGHWGLFGGHLDPGETASEAVHRELQEEIDWSPSVPLEPWFSDDSGNRVAHVFHGALSVPLSKLQLKEGQEMKLVSLSDLVRESIWSERQREMRPVAPRLSIVIERLLEEGHDC, from the coding sequence ATGAAGCCCGCCGTTGCCCTGGCCATGCTCCAGCGGGAAGGGCAATGGCTGCTCCAGCTGCGAGACGATGTCGACTCAATCATTTATCCGGGCCATTGGGGGCTGTTTGGCGGCCATCTCGACCCGGGAGAAACAGCTAGCGAAGCCGTGCACCGCGAACTGCAGGAGGAGATCGATTGGTCGCCCAGCGTGCCGCTCGAGCCTTGGTTCAGCGACGACAGCGGCAACCGGGTGGCCCATGTGTTCCATGGAGCCCTCAGCGTGCCCTTGAGCAAGCTGCAGTTGAAGGAGGGCCAGGAGATGAAGTTGGTCTCCCTCAGCGACCTTGTGCGTGAGTCGATTTGGAGCGAGCGGCAGCGGGAGATGCGGCCCGTCGCGCCCCGCCTGTCGATCGTGATCGAACGGCTGCTGGAGGAGGGCCATGACTGCTGA